A single window of Cydia strobilella chromosome 18, ilCydStro3.1, whole genome shotgun sequence DNA harbors:
- the LOC134749201 gene encoding uncharacterized protein LOC134749201 — translation MESILPPPPPFIFDNHLENVTSGNLSVEWTKWKEAFNIYFAACELSKKEEKVQINILLHIIGERAREVHQQFKSECTTLKSLIARFDKFFLPKKNLTIERHRFFTRSQHDSESIEQYAFELRKLAATCEFSGLMEDLIKDRLICGIKEDALRERLLREPDLTLGKCLDICNLAQMSKMQAGAIKQEAVEHKAYVVENNPKHNTEYNWNSEGGQQNQIWGVSHRGAPVHRGAARGRGRAGRYQIPARFHATPRLSPARRDQLFNRQVPYVNNNANNNSSANLSCSRCGLPHGSLRCPAIGRRCLKCNSYDHFSRMCNVHEVRAEENNDQGGDSS, via the coding sequence ATGGAATCTAtcttgccgccgccgccgcctttTATTTTCGATAATCACCTTGAGAATGTGACCTCTGGCAATTTGTCTGTAGAATGGACTAAGTGGAAGGAagcatttaatatttacttcgCCGCGTGTGAGTTATCGAAGAAGGAAGAAAAGGTGCAAATTAATATTTTGCTACATATTATTGGAGAACGGGCTCGTGAAGTGCACCAGCAGTTTAAATCGGAATGCACGACTTTGAAGAGTTTGATTGCGCGGTTTGATAAGTTTTTTTTGCCAAAGAAAAATTTAACTATAGAACGGCACAGGTTTTTTACACGTTCTCAGCATGATAGTGAGTCTATCGAGCAGTATGCTTTTGAGCTCAGGAAGCTGGCTGCCACTTGTGAGTTTAGCGGGCTAATGGAGGATTTGATAAAAGATAGGCTGATTTGTGGCATAAAGGAGGACGCACTACGGGAACGATTGTTACGTGAGCCGGATCTGACGTTGGGTAAATGTTTGGACATTTGTAATTTGGCCCAGATGTCTAAGATGCAAGCGGGGGCTATAAAGCAAGAGGCTGTGGAACATAAGGCATATGTTGTAGAAAATAATCCCAAGCATAATACGGAGTACAATTGGAATAGTGAAGGTGGTCAACAAAATCAAATTTGGGGGGTAAGTCACCGAGGAGCGCCGGTGCATCGTGGAGCGGCGAGGGGTCGAGGGCGTGCTGGCCGTTACCAGATCCCCGCCCGCTTTCACGCGACCCCGCGCCTGAGTCCAGCGCGGCGAGATCAGCTGTTTAACCGACAAGTGCCTTATGTCAATAATAATGCTAACAACAACAGTAGTGCTAATTTGTCGTGTTCGCGGTGTGGTTTGCCCCATGGCAGTTTAAGGTGTCCTGCCATCGGCAGAAGGTGTTTAAAGTGTAACAGCTATGACCATTTTTCGCGGATGTGCAATGTACACGAGGTTCGAGCTGAGGAAAACAATGATCAG